The following coding sequences lie in one Saccharomyces mikatae IFO 1815 strain IFO1815 genome assembly, chromosome: 10 genomic window:
- the RNR2 gene encoding ribonucleotide-diphosphate reductase subunit RNR2 (similar to Saccharomyces cerevisiae RNR4 (YGR180C) and RNR2 (YJL026W); ancestral locus Anc_5.179), translating to MPKETPSKAAANALSDLEIKDSKSNLNQELETLREENRVKSDMLKEKLSKDAENHKAYLKSHQVHRHKLKEMEKEEPLLNEDKERSCLFPIKYHEIWQAYKRAEASFWTAEEIDLSKDIHDWNNRMNENERFFISRVLAFFAASDGIVNENLVENFSTEVQIPEAKSFYGFQIMIENIHSETYSLLIDTYIKDPKESEFLFNAIHTIPEIGEKAEWALRWIQDADALFGERLVAFASIEGVFFSGSFASIFWLKKRGMMPGLTFSNELICRDEGLHTDFACLLFAHLKNKPDPAIVEKIVTEAVEIEQRYFLDALPVALLGMNADLMNQYVEFVADRLLVAFGNKKYYKVENPFDFMENISLAGKTNFFEKRVSDYQKAGVMSKSTNQEAGAFTFNEDF from the coding sequence ATGCCTAAAGAGACGCCATCCAAAGCTGCTGCCAATGCATTGTCCGACTTGGAAATCAAGGACTCCAAGTCCAACCTCAACCAGGAATTGGAAACATTGAGAGAGGAGAACAGGGTGAAGTCAGACATGCTTAAGGAGAAATTAAGCAAGGACGCTGAAAACCACAAGGCTTATTTGAAATCTCATCAAGTGCACCGCCACAAGCTGaaggaaatggaaaaggAAGAGCCTTTGCTGAATGAAGACAAGGAAAGAAGTTGTCTTTTCCCTATCAAATACCATGAAATCTGGCAAGCTTACAAGCGTGCGGAAGCATCTTTCTGGACGGCTGAAGAAATCGATTTGTCGAAGGATATTCATGACTGGAACAACAGAATGAACGAAAACGAgagattttttatttctagAGTTCTTGCCTTTTTCGCCGCTTCTGACGGTATTGTCAATGAAAACTTGGTTGAAAACTTTTCCACCGAAGTTCAGATTCCAGAAGCAAAGAGTTTCTATGGTTTCCAGATCATGATTGAGAATATCCACTCGGAAACGTACTCCTTGTTGATCGATACTTACATCAAGGATCCTAAGGAAAGTGAGTTCTTGTTCAATGCCATTCACACCATCCCAGAGATTGGTGAGAAGGCCGAATGGGCTTTAAGATGGATCCAAGACGCCGACGCCTTGTTTGGTGAAAGATTGGTCGCCTTTGCCTCCATTGAAGGTGTCTTCTTTTCCGGTTCCTTCGCCTCCATTTTCtggttgaagaagagaggTATGATGCCCGGTTTGACCTTTTCTAATGAATTGATTTGCAGGGACGAAGGTTTGCACACTGACTTTGCATGCTTGTTGTTCGCTCACTTGAAAAACAAACCAGACCCAgccattgttgaaaaaattgtcacTGAGGCTGTCgaaattgaacaaagaTACTTCTTGGATGCTTTGCCAGTGGCCCTGCTAGGTATGAACGCTGACTTGATGAACCAATACGTTGAGTTCGTCGCAGATAGACTATTGGTCGCCTTCGGTAACAAGAAATATTACAAGGTTGAAAACCCATTTGACTTTATGGAAAATATCTCCTTGGCTGGTAAGACTAATTTCTTCGAAAAGAGAGTCTCTGACTACCAAAAGGCTGGTGTTATGTCCAAGTCGACTAACCAAGAAGCCGGTGCTTTCACCTTCAACGAAGACTTTTAA
- the RRN7 gene encoding Rrn7p (similar to Saccharomyces cerevisiae RRN7 (YJL025W); ancestral locus Anc_5.183) produces MSTFIRGPICGTDNCPSRLWRIIDGRRTCQYGHVMEGDVEFNDDEDDLNGVGAGVITRRLNLTTNATGTFQSSQLTNSQLLQQQQRRSHKKSKKLIGHDAKLLFLKSFQFILKKQIRWLIDEMRFPEKFENVVKIIWLKILKTINDQSQEGLRLQLHMTSTISILYLASTHLSLPVYTCDYIKWICNAKMPYFQASELLPKSWRIRLPNYYVSILEGSIPPFNGQFYNKIALVCGMIHFNQSFNPQISCQGLLLKLVMQYTLPPEFYFYTKQVIELEETGIQNLTLWERTDERHTGPISNHAELRVISYFMLTINWILSFDKDRQYTLEWILILIESLTRHTTTSESIDKNIVNAVYPDKPTSNDYFQWSDSETLEYLNWMEKQFLPTQTKSLHNESGSNEMTIDQKIAKRKLYKIFPLDQGTNNGSGANDSKHQLTFIEDLQERYAKQTSFLNNNKSLHSSTRKNDHLPTRKEAISRLLTQIASQILVDFAISEQQLKDCVFRIKKVCLHKMK; encoded by the coding sequence ATGTCCACATTCATAAGGGGCCCCATCTGTGGTACGGACAACTGTCCGTCGCGGCTTTGGCGTATCATCgatggaagaagaacttgTCAATATGGCCATGTCATGGAAGGTGACGTAGAATTCAAcgacgatgaagatgaccTCAACGGTGTTGGTGCAGGTGTTATCACAAGACGTCTAAATCTTACCACTAACGCCACCGGTACCTTTCAATCTAGTCAACTCACCAACTCGCAACTGttacaacaacagcaaagGCGATCTCATAAGAAATCCAAAAAACTCATCGGTCATGACGCcaaattattatttctcAAGTCGTTTCAGttcattttgaagaaacagaTCCGCTGGCTCATTGATGAAATGCGGTTTCCTGAGAAATTCGAAAATGTCGTCAAGATAATATGGCtcaaaatattgaagacAATTAACGATCAATCACAGGAGGGGCTTAGACTCCAATTACACATGACATCGACGATATCCATCCTCTACCTTGCATCCACCCATTTGTCTCTACCGGTATATACTTGTGATTACATTAAGTGGATATGTAACGCCAAGATGCCGTACTTCCAGGCAAGCGAATTACTTCCGAAATCATGGAGAATCCGACTGCCAAATTACTATGTTTCCATATTAGAAGGTTCGATTCCCCCTTTCAATGGCCAATTTTACAACAAAATCGCTTTGGTGTGTGGTATGATCCACTTCAACCAATCCTTCAACCCCCAGATTTCATGCCAAggtttattattgaaattggTGATGCAGTACACTCTACCACCGGAGTTCTACTTTTATACAAAGCAGGTCATTGAATTAGAAGAGACAGGCATCCAAAACCTAACGCTATGGGAAAGAACGGATGAACGCCACACGGGGCCAATAAGCAACCACGCTGAACTCAGGGTCATCTCTTATTTCATGCTCACGATAAATTGGATCCTTTCCTTTGATAAGGACCGACAGTACACATTAGAATGGATTCTTATTCTTATAGAATCATTAACACGTCATACAACCACTAGTGAATCTATCGACAAGAATATTGTTAACGCAGTTTACCCAGATAAACCGACTTCTAACgattattttcaatggtCTGATAGCGAGACTCTAGAATACCTGAACTGGATGGAAAAGCAATTTTTGCCCACACAAACAAAGTCGTTGCATAACGAAAGTGGTTCAAATGAAATGACAATTGATCAGAAAATTGCTAAAAGGAAACTGTACAAGATCTTTCCCTTAGATCAGGGCACTAATAATGGCAGTGGAGCTAATGACTCAAAGCATCAATTAACCTTTATTGAAGACTTACAAGAGAGATATGCGAAACAAACGTCTTTCTTGAACAACAATAAATCATTGCATTCATCTACTCGTAAGAATGACCATCTGCCGACTAGAAAGGAGGCCATTAGTAGACTTCTAACTCAAATAGCATCGCAAATTTTAGTGGATTTTGCCATATCTGAACAGCAACTGAAAGACTGTGTTTTCAGGATCAAAAAAGTCTGCCTTCATAAAATGAAATAG
- the APS3 gene encoding Aps3p (similar to Saccharomyces cerevisiae APS3 (YJL024C); ancestral locus Anc_5.187), whose amino-acid sequence MIHAVLIFNKKCQPRLVKFYTPVDLPKQKLLLEQVYELISQRNSDFQSSFLVTPPSLLLNNESNNVEVNNEDIQIIYKNYATLYFTFIVDDQESELAILDLIQTFVESLDRCFTEVNELDLIFNWQTLESVLEEIVQGGMVIETNVNRIVASVDELNKAAESTDSKIGRLSSTGFGSALQAFAQGGFAQWATGQ is encoded by the exons ATGATTCATGCTGTTCtgatat tcaataaaaaatgccAACCAAGGTTAGTGAAATTTTACACGCCTGTAGATCTGCCTAAGCAAAAACTGCTATTGGAGCAAGTATATGAACTGATTTCCCAAAGGAATAGCGATTttcaaagttcttttttagtCACACCGCCATCGCTTTTACTCAATAATGAAAGTAATAATGTTGAGGTAAACAATGAGGACATTCAGATCATCTACAAAAACTACGCTACATTGTATTTCACTTTCATCGTAGATGATCAAGAATCAGAACTAGCTATATTAGATCTAATCCAAACTTTTGTAGAATCACTTGACCGTTGTTTTACTGAAGTCAATGAACTTGATTTGATTTTCAACTGGCAAACTTTAGAAAGTGTGttggaagaaattgtaCAGGGCGGTATGGTCATTGAAACAAATGTAAACAGGATAGTTGCTTCTGTTGACGAACTTAACAAAGCTGCTGAATCTACAGACAGTAAAATAGGAAGACTGTCGTCTACTGGTTTCGGGAGTGCACTACAAGCTTTTGCTCAAGGTGGATTTGCACAATGGGCTACTGGACAATGA
- the PET130 gene encoding Pet130p (similar to Saccharomyces cerevisiae PET130 (YJL023C); ancestral locus Anc_5.172) — translation MRVYSTLLSQNLRTKLVVRPSTAVHTNDPFAKFIVTKDTEPLSLCDFQKNDSVNLKLDLCVRSSTLSTFNSLQKKQEMNWDPVKYAASKLRGVISPIQAYVTIGKKFCPHSLVYDSRFFQLHYFPQDHFMSCFRKSKPAITVKSNKKYYLNGKIFNKDQKYFNESRISKLDEAELSKIHAAMMRLTTKHRNNIPSEFAYLRRDLKLKVKMMFIKEWCRLNGDKATREHSHFEKNSHNSTIIEDKSKKRLIDNFGRSTVGTAKDGYYLYIVKIFPDEETLNDFNDDVNKSVQKVANLDWDNFLTSKKGPKGKSWVETFNDSINVQSVNRILEISKFPFKLQREQLKD, via the coding sequence ATGAGGGTATACTCTACACTGCTATCACAAAACTTAAGGACAAAACTGGTGGTTCGACCATCAACTGCTGTACATACTAACGATCCATTCGCAAAATTTATAGTAACAAAAGATACTGAGCCTCTTTCACTTTGcgactttcaaaaaaatgattcgGTTAATTTAAAATTGGACTTGTGTGTTAGAAGTAGCACATTGAGCACATTTAATAgtttgcaaaaaaaacaagaaatgaaCTGGGATCCAGTGAAATATGCTGCCAGTAAACTTCGAGGGGTAATTTCTCCCATTCAAGCGTATGTGACTATTGGCAAGAAGTTTTGTCCCCATTCATTGGTATACGATAGCAGGttttttcagcttcatTATTTCCCTCAGGACCATTTCATGTCCTGTTTCAGAAAAAGCAAACCTGCCATAACAGTTAAATCCAACaagaaatattatttaaatGGGaaaatcttcaacaaaGATCAAAAGTACTTCAATGAATCCAGAATATCGAAATTAGATGAAGCGGAGCTGAGCAAAATTCATGCAGCAATGATGCGGCTAACAACTAAACATAGGAACAATATTCCCTCTGAGTTCGCATATTTGAGAAGAGATCTAAAATtaaaagtgaaaatgaTGTTTATCAAGGAGTGGTGCAGATTAAATGGTGATAAAGCCACTCGGGAACACAgccattttgaaaaaaattcgcATAATAGTACCATTATAGAAGacaaatcaaagaaacgTTTAATAGACAATTTTGGTAGAAGTACTGTTGGAACAGCAAAAGATGgatattatttatatatcgtaaaaatttttcctgatgaagaaacacTAAATGATTTCAATGATGATGTCAACAAGAGTGTCCAAAAGGTTGCCAATTTAGATTGGGATAATTTCTTGACCTCAAAAAAAGGCCCAAAAGGCAAATCTTGGGTAGAAACATTCAACGACAGTATAAATGTTCAAAGCGTTAACAGGATACTCGAGATCAGCAAGTTTCCATTTAAACTACAAAGAGAACAGTTAAAAGATTAA